The following coding sequences lie in one Fusarium poae strain DAOMC 252244 chromosome 1, whole genome shotgun sequence genomic window:
- a CDS encoding hypothetical protein (TransMembrane:1 (n8-18c30/31o242-264i)): MFLDIRQLLSVSAPAFAMSTPGQPAQPTAAQPSAANPSSPADDSSNSDAANQPSSAVDNSSPAAPATSDPASAQPSNNSPSATQNQPSAAPTDNEQPTSNPAEASDDASPTNSPPAEETSAADASPSSDDPSPSTRPNSATQANPTTEVANPSSTDDSNNDPSSTEEAAASEITTSEVLSTVITVTGSSGPETSIVLVTAIRTQKVTATEDSTSATGTDDADAIGSGGSGGGGEGLSQKSKVAIGVAVPIAAIIIFALLGLFWWKKRKTRRQAEEERRKEVEDYAYNPNADPTIPAVGMADSGYEMREDGSSGYRGWGNTTIGSTGRKASTTLSGGVTGAYSDITSPTRGNMSDARSGEPLMDGSHSPEGEILGAMGPSAANNRGADVHRGPSNASSSYSAAGRSDASDPVGVPYGAGGSYYDQYSQNPYSDNGPQQAIIRDNPARRNTRIENPSHYPQQSAGISQNF, encoded by the coding sequence ATGTTTCTCGATATCAGACAACTCCTCAGCGTGAGCGCGCCTGCCTTCGCCATGTCCACACCAGGTCAACCTGCTCAGCCCACCGCTGCGCAACCTTCGGCTGCCAACCCATCTTCTCCTGCCGACGACAGCAGTAACAGCGACGCCGCCAACCAGCCTTCCTCGGCCGTGGATAATTCTTCTCCTGCTGCCCCAGCTACCTCGGACCCAGCTTCGGCCCAACCCTCCAACAACAGCCCTTCAGCTACTCAGAACCAGCCAAGTGCTGCCCCGACTGATAACGAACAACCAACGAGCAATCCTGCAGAAGCATCTGATGATGCCAGTCCTACCAACTCACCTCCTGCCGAGGAAACATCCGCTGCGGATGCGTCACCTTCGTCTGATGACCCTTCACCTTCCACAAGACCTAACAGTGCTACTCAAGCCAACCCTACCACCGAAGTCGCAAACCCATCCTCTACCGATGACAGCAACAACGATCCTAGTTCAACCGAAGAAGCTGCCGCATCTGAGATAACTACGTCCGAGGTTCTGTCGACTGTCATCACAGTAACAGGTAGCTCAGGGCCTGAAACGAGCATTGTTTTGGTTACCGCCATCCGTACCCAAAAGGTCACAGCTACCGAGGACTCTACGTCGGCCACTGGTACGGACGATGCTGATGCAATTGGCAGTGGTGGCAGCGGTGGTGGAGGCGAAGGTTTGAGTCAGAAGAGCAAGGTTGCCATAGGTGTTGCCGTACCAATTGCGGCTATTATCATTTTTGCTCTCCTGGGCCTGTTCtggtggaagaagagaaagaccaGAAGgcaggccgaggaggagcgaAGAAAGGAAGTCGAAGACTACGCCTACAACCCGAACGCCGACCCTACGATCCCTGCTGTCGGAATGGCAGACAGTGGTTACGAGATGAGGGAAGATGGTTCTTCAGGTTATCGAGGCTGGGGCAACACGACTATCGGATCTACTGGTCGCAAGGCCTCCACTACCCTGTCTGGTGGTGTCACTGGCGCCTACTCAGACATTACTTCACCAACCCGAGGAAATATGTCGGATGCTCGCTCTGGCGAGCCTCTTATGGACGGATCGCATTCCCCAGAAGGCGAGATCCTTGGAGCCATGGGTCCTTCTGCTGCCAACAACCGCGGTGCTGATGTGCACCGTGGTCCCTCTAACGCTTCCTCTTCATACAGTGCTGCTGGCCGATCTGATGCATCAGACCCCGTAGGAGTACCATATGGTGCCGGCGGGTCATACTATGACCAATACTCGCAAAACCCTTATAGTGACAACGGGCCTCAACAGGCCATTATTCGAGATAACCCTGCACGCCGAAACACACGCATTGAGAATCCCTCTCATTATCCACAGCAGAGTGCAGGTATCTCACAAAACTTTTAA
- a CDS encoding hypothetical protein (BUSCO:39329at5125), giving the protein MANMMAHQPQVHSDANEAPVSSGCTTCRDLHYLEPNSTSYHSSSLPTRETLKELSPGQVQNQNLVESSPQQHRNQKLFLRPGPVRTPLPFRRIQHSSTETETFEPLEVVEEEESMLTSASLIADSNHSVDQLSLEAYTFKSHPLADAEPLSKKPYFSHRAGHFEWLVSFPEPHGEANDRGTLNNDGNDRRNTEAKVYGCTLLERMPRHNGLGLRSHTDSYNFLATPLAAEDYLALGFEPSHMPYSTASMALAPPPAYQDYPTVPLKVPEVAEVVEQAALSPSLTLISDRSSSYGELSRRGSFSVPRIEDSFEELDKLEDELEAIDAVTQARQIALPENATLSSKHLEPPSPARRPAISKRASVIGMSSTLRIKPTEKAEPPLRRSTSLVFRDKKQDDSDNTPKAKPQFSRGKLTSSQYTISKTPVKSGKPPTVPKFELPGEAVARRLKEQREARKAQKTEAQKAYVPPPRPKSSKPLTKPTFELPGEAISRRKREEREARLKAQEEEEQRKREFKARPMRNSITPGSIPRETIASLARRGKLPPQEDTAKQPTNVKSKRMSSLGPRSAPSSQNQISQSRGRLSTATSHENLNRGTSSSTGGGIGKRAALSAEEAYQLKMRGREIFQRDNNAYVQDRERERREREEATRLAREQAAERSRIASREWAEKKRLKELARSATVHQGTVNTL; this is encoded by the exons ATGGCTAACATGATGGCTCATCAACCCCAAGTCCACAGTGACGCTAACGAGGCCCCGGTCTCTTCTGGGTGCACGACCTGCCGGGATCTTCATTACTTGGAACCTAATTCTACTTCGTATCACTCTTCCTCTTTGCCAACCCGAGAGACACTTAAGGAGCTTTCACCGGGTCAGGTCCAAAATCAAAATCTCGTTGAGAGCTCACCTCAACAACATCGAAACCAAAAGTTGTTTCTCAGACCTGGGCCCGTCAGGACTCCACTACCTTTTCGTCGAATACAGCACTCATCTACCGAGACCGAGACCTTCGAACCCCTCGAGGTagtagaggaagaagaatcaaTGTTGACCAGCGCCAGTTTGATTGCGGATAGCAATCATTCTGTTGATCAACTGTCACTTGAAG CATACACTTTCAAATCGCACCCATTGGCTGATGCAGAACCCTTGAGTAAAAAACCCTATTTCTCCCACCGAGCAGGTCACTTCGAATGGTTGGTTTCGTTCCCGGAGCCACATGGCGAAGCCAACGACCGTGGCACTCTTAACAATGACGGCAACGACCGTCGCAATACCGAGGCCAAGGTTTATGGTTGTACCCTGCTGGAACGCATGCCACGACACAATGGCCTTGGTCTTCGCAGTCATACTGACAGCTACAATTTTCTAGCGACCCCGTTAGCAGCCGAAGATTACCTGGCTTTAGGTTTTGAGCCTTCGCATATGCCCTATAGTACAGCCAGCATGGCCCTGGCACCACCCCCAGCGTACCAAGATTATCCGACTGTTCCACTCAAGGTACCCGAGGTAGCGGAGGTGGTAGAGCAGGCGGCTCTTTCGCCTTCTCTTACATTGATCAGCGATCGAAGTAGCAGTTATGGGGAGTTGTCACGACGTGGTTCCTTTTCAGTGCCCCGAATCGAGGACTCTTTTGAAGAACTCGACAAGCTTGAAGATGAGCTCGAGGCTATTGATGCTGTCACGCAGGCACGACAAATTGCCTTGCCTGAAAACGCTACCCTGAGCAGTAAACATCTAGAGCCGCCCTCTCCAGCAAGAAGACCGGCTATCTCTAAGAGAGCATCAGTAATCGGCATGTCTTCGACATTGCGCATCAAACCTACTGAAAAGGCAGAGCCTCCTCTTCGTCGGTCAACCTCTCTTGTATTTCGTGACAAGAAACAGGACGACTCGGACAATACTCCCAAAGCAAAGCCGCAATTCTCACGTGGGAAGTTGACCAGCTCTCAATATACAATCTCGAAGACACCTGTCAAATCCGGGAAGCCGCCCACCGTTCCCAAGTTCGAACTTCCTGGAGAGGCTGTAGCTCGCCGCCTGAAGGAACAGCGTGAAGCCCGCAAGGCCCAGAAGACAGAGGCTCAGAAAGCTTATGTACCTCCACCGAGACCGAAGTCTAGTAAGCCACTCACTAAGCCCACCTTTGAGCTTCCGGGAGAAGCCATTTCCCGTCGTAAGCGTGAAGAGCGTGAGGCCCGCCTGAAggcacaagaagaagaggaacaaCGCAAGCGGGAGTTCAAGGCCAGACCTATGCGGAACAGTATTACACCGGGTAGCATCCCACGAGAGACTATTGCAAGTCTTGCCCGTCGAGGAAAGTTGCCGCCGCAAGAGGACACCGCGAAGCAACCGACCAACGTCAAGTCAAAGCGGATGTCCAGTTTGGGACCGCGGTCAGCTCCTAGCTCCCAAAACCAGATTTCCCAGAGTCGAGGTCGACTGTCTACCGCCACGTCACATGAGAATCTCAATCGGGGAACCTCTTCATCTACTGGCGGCGGTATTGGAAAGCGAGCTGCCCTTTCTGCCGAAGAGGCATACCAACTCAAAATGCGAGGCCGGGAGATTTTCCAGCGAGACAACAACGCTTACGTGCAAGACAGGGAGCGTGAGAGGCGCGAGCGTGAGGAAGCGACGCGGCTAGCCCGAGAACAGGCTGCAGAACGCTCTAGAATTGCGAGTCGGGAATGGGCAGAAAAGAAACGCCTTAAGGAGCTCGCTCGCTCTGCTACAGTCCATCAGGGGACAGTGAACACTTTGTGA
- a CDS encoding hypothetical protein (BUSCO:47257at5125) — protein sequence MAFLILVIGDLHIPDRALDIPAKFKKLLSPGKISQTLCLGNLTDKHTYEYLRSVSPDLKIVRGRYDVEATSLPLTQVVTHGSLRIGFLEGFTLVSNEPDLLLAEANKLDVDVLCWGGTHRFDAFEYMDKFFVNPGSATGAFMEGFSQEAEEPTPSFCLMDVQGISLTLYVYQLRKDDKGNENVAVEKVTYTKPVEPSGGASS from the exons ATGGCCTTCCTCATTCTTGTTATAGGAGACCTCCACATCCCGGATCGGGCGCTTGACATCCCCGCCAAG ttcaagaagcttctctccCCCGGAAAGATCAGCCAGACGCTTTGCCTTGGAAACTTGACCGATAAGCACACGTACGAGTACTTGCGATCCGTCTCCCCCGATCTCAAAATTGTGAGAGGCCGCTATGACGTCGAGGCCACCTCCCTCCCATTGACCCAGGTCGTCACCCATGGAAGCCTTCGCATTGGTTTCCTGGAGGGTTTCACACTCGTCTCTAACGAACCAGACCTTCTTCTGGCCGAGGCGAACAAATTGGATGTGGATGTTCTGTGTTGGGGTGGTACTCACCGCTTTGACGCCTTTGAGTATATGGACAAGTTCTTCGTAAACCCTGGCAGTGCGACCGGCGCTTTCATGGAGGGTTTCAGCCAAGAGGCCGAAGAGCCTACGCCGAGCTTCTGTCTTATGGAT GTCCAAGGCATCTCGCTCACCCTATACGTCTACCAATTACGAAAGGACGACAAGGGCAATGAGAACGTGGCAGTTGAGAAGGTGACATACACAAAACCAGTAGAGCCTTCAGGGGGAGCATCATCATGA
- a CDS encoding hypothetical protein (BUSCO:45174at5125), translating into MARLNEPPVSTDSLETLRKKLLRQNRDLAKSNNIRALRIRELENDCACMLSENLELRGRILELEKELEDNNSRRIADHALAIKAKMESQLTEWGALLAGLGLEPPMKRHSPRPRKSTKPRLSFSSARPSPSQRRLRDIAREIEELGHISETKSYPRQSMNPEQILALRSEAHSDDMADASQSPELGPPPVSQFIETEDQDPVKIDSPSPSRSAPSPVHVQESPRTKLAPPETFTSPQTTKMLPRSTSPEKKRTEETAKHQQPRLMETNTLATKSIEITAEKPAMEPPAVEFQQIKIGSKRKLAARDDMVTIRSQRNNDENENPQTSNEKRSIREKAGDRIVKDISGMKKDSREKASATGTRKPLSAKSTNDDMTSPKKVFKPVSTDEIAAAKADLVRSKTSQDRPKSRSRSLAPITIEPVQDLEHTAPEVVDVQCGLATPYTEPSLLSLHSPDTTASKNAGRGGTPPPGDVNASREPARPSRRNRTAVSYAEPNLRDKMRRPTKEMLDAVAGEGKYARRSSATEQAPEAGKVKRESGTEDSWKQLSSDNATSPENGPGSIPASPLAGKCLSPEIAKNMAIRSGRRSSMTIQDLVAGSETSHEDGRDETASDTTGLSEVDIYEFTPSSPQYEEHAPVRNKRKTTSRQTSRRVSSAVHDEEGSEARERASSRRRSMML; encoded by the exons ATGGCTAGACTGAACGAACCCCCTGTGTCTACAGACAGTCTTGAAACGC TTCGAAAGAAGCTTCTACGTCAAAACCGTGACCTCGCCAAATCAAATAATATTCGTGCTCTTCGCATCCGAGAGCTCGAGAATGATTGCGCTTGCATGCTGTCCGAGAACCTAGAGCTTCGAGGTCGTATCTTGGAGCTAGAAAAGGAGCTCGAAGACAACAACTCTCGAAGAATTGCCGATCATGCACTCGCGATTAAGGCCAAGATGGAATCCCAGCTTACTGAATGGGGCGCCCTTCTCGCTGGTCTAGGTCTTGAGCCCCCTATGAAACGACACTCTCCACGCCCACGAAAGTCAACAAAGCCAAGATTGAGCTTCAGCTCTGCTAGGCCTAGCCCTTCCCAGCGACGATTACGTGATATTGCTCGGGAAATTGAGGAGTTGGGACACATTTCGGAGACCAAATCCTACCCAAGACAGTCCATGAA CCCTGAGCAAATCTTGGCCCTTCGATCAGAAGCTCATTCGGACGACATGGCAGATGCATCTCAGTCACCCGAACTTGGACCCCCGCCCGTATCACAATTTATCGAAACAGAGGACCAAGATCCAGTAAAGATAGACTCACCTTCTCCTTCCCGATCTGCTCCCTCGCCTGTACATGTACAAGAAAGCCCCAGAACAAAACTTGCGCCACCCGAAACTTTCACATCACCACAGACTACCAAGATGCTGCCCCGATCAACTTCACCTGAGAAGAAGCGAACAGAGGAGACTGCCAAGCATCAGCAACCGAGATTAATGGAGACTAACACCCTGGCTACTAAGTCCATCGAAATCACGGCCGAGAAACCAGCTATGGAACCACCTGCGGTCGAATTCCAGCAAATTAAGATAGGATCAAAGAGGAAGCTTGCCGCTAGAGACGACATGGTTACCATTAGATCACAGAGGAACAACGATGAGAACGAGAACCCCCAGACTTCCAACGAGAAACGATCGATTCGCGAAAAAGCAGGAGATCGAATAGTGAAAGATATTTCCGGCATGAAGAAGGATTCGCGTGAGAAGGCGAGCGCCACGGGTACAAGGAAGCCTCTGTCAGCAAAGAGCACAAATGATGATATGACCTCACCCAAGAAGGTTTTCAAGCCAGTCAGCACCGACGAGATCGCTGCAGCCAAAGCCGATCTTGTGAGATCCAAAACTTCCCAAGATCGGCCCAAATCCAGGTCCAGATCTTTGGCCCCTATTACCATTGAGCCTGTCCAAGACCTTGAGCATACAGCTCCTGAAGTTGTAGATGTGCAGTGTGGGCTTGCAACACCTTACACAGAACCCTCGCTCCTCTCCCTACATTCACCAGATACCACCGCTTCAAAAAACGCAGGGCGAGGAGGAACTCCACCACCTGGCGATGTCAACGCCAGCCGAGAGCCTGCAAGACCTAGCCGACGAAATAGGACTGCAGTCAGCTATGCTGAGCCTAACCTCAGAGACAAAATGCGAAGACCCACAAAGGAGATGCTTGATGCCGTCGCAGGAGAGGGTAAATATGCCCGACGTTCCAGCGCAACTGAACAGGCTCCAGAAGCCGGTAAAGTGAAGCGTGAGAGTGGAACAGAAGACTCGTGGAAGCAACTGTCCAGCGACAATGCGACAAGCCCAGAGAATGGACCTGGCAGTATTCCTGCTAGTCCTTTGGCCGGAAAGTGCTTAAGCCCCGAGATCGCTAAGAACATGGCCATCCGAAGCGGTAGGCGCAGCTCTATGACGATCCAGGATTTAGTTGCAGGCAGCGAAACCTCACACGAGGATGGCAGGGATGAAACGGCATCCGACACGACCGGACTGAGTGAAGTCGACATTTATGAATTCACGCCCTCATCACCGCAGTATGAAGAACATGCCCCTGTCAGAAATAAGAGGAAGACCACCAGTCGCCAAACCTCACGGcgcgtctcatctgctgttCATGATGAAGAGGGTTCCGAAGCTAGGGAACGTGCCTCATCGAGACGAAGGAGTATGATGCTGTAA
- a CDS encoding hypothetical protein (BUSCO:3814at5125), whose translation MSTPSLAEKLDKIKSPGLQSQKKTVVVLQAVESTLKEQNTDPTPTGYFASLLALLQQANSNDNVNLELATPVVYLLDVVTPYAPQPLLRSKFTQILTLLAPLLLLQDAEAMLLRSSIGCLESLLLAQDAASWELSVSQIGPRRAVAGLLNMSLDHRPKVRRRSQEALKKVLRNPPPSPSLDHPAADMCAQTATKNLENLASQIAQARKGKKADGTHDPAMIHALQLVKTVAAASGGWPSKKIESLCELLLGIAKSGNEYMTMASFEIFEMIFEGMTDEVSSAKLPRLMEIISELRPAANDTQLVPPWLAILSRGYDVSAQVEPDETFQNLPQLFDMVAQFLGAPSENIRISASECLVSFMANCIPQQVILEPSIYDEKILEKLAKSAESLLTVQYQAAWLQTFNVLGAIFDTLRWRSYPIMMNVTKTIGEIRENGSFRNKKDADEVIGKAIRAMGPESVLSILPLNLAKPAKGQPGRAWMFPILRDYTSNTNLAHFKSEMIPLSEFMFQRVIDHGEAEKTMEIKIYETVVQQIWSILPGYCDLPLDLTEAFDQGFAEILANLLYKQVELRLDVCRALKTLIESNQAIADIEEEEENLVLQSRISRADAKKNLEYLSQFAGNMLAVLFNVYTQTLPQSRGPILQTINTFLSITPNAELMETFDRVSKMLATELQQEKPAEKKKENQQKSKDHMPSTAQTLMDLVITMSVYLPRESFAALFEIAAVIINKGDEPQLQKKAYKLIPRLADSEIGKAALQERTAELQNLIVTSTEKVSAPARRERLAAIIALLPFISDASLHFIPSVLSEVVISCKENNERARETAYDLLVRMGQRMVEANGAAIDNSKVPHMPDDAPAGTANIEEFITMVSAGLAGSTPHMISASITAISRLLYEFRSALSDSTLSDLVQTMDLFLTSNNREIVKSCLGFVKVCVIGLPVDLMLPRLSTLVPNLIVWSHEHKGHFKAKVKHIIERMVRRFGYENIYKNCPDDDKKLMVNIRKTKERAKKKKDAAKGDNDGEESDDDEDGPSKRQFENEYDQALYSSDSDDGDDSDDEVRPTKKAQKGGRTYIVEDDDEPLDLLDKKALANISSTKPVKMRKPTRTKAKVDLDGKLILGKDDDDEMEVDDNPEASGVGAYVAALKGKDVAKRGRGGKLKFSNRRTKDDDDEMEMDDDDVAAVKNRISPGRDRGNRGNFRGGRGGRGGKSGRGGIAAGRKGLGVEKRHGASGVGKPRRGRN comes from the exons ATGTCGACCCCTTCTCTGGCTGAAAAGCTGGACAAGATCAAATCCCCAGGTCTTCAAAGCCAAAAGAAG ACTGTCGTCGTTCTTCAGGCTGTCGAGTCCACACTCAAGGAGCAGAACACAGATCCTACGCCCACAGGATACTTTGCGTCTCTTCTAGCCCTTCTTCAGCAAGCGAACAGCAATGACAATGTGAATCTAGAATTGGCGACTCCCGTCGTCTACCTTCTCGACGTCGTTACACCTTATGCCCCGCAGCCTCTTCTCCGATCAAAGTTCACGCAGATTCTTACTCTTCTGGCGCCCTTACTTTTATTGCAGGATGCGGAGGCTATGCTTCTGCGATCATCCATAGGATGTCTTGAGTCGCTTCTTCTCGCACAGGACGCCGCATCATGGGAGCTTTCCGTTTCCCAGATTGGCCCTCGACGAGCCGTGGCGGGACTCTTGAACATGTCTCTCGACCACCGACCGAAAGTGCGTCGAAGGTCGCAGGAGGCCTTGAAGAAGGTCCTTCGAAACCCGCCCCCGAGCCCTTCTCTGGATCACCCTGCTGCCGACATGTGTGCCCAGACTGCCACCAAGAACCTGGAGAATCTCGCTAGCCAGATTGCGCAGGCGCGCAAGGGAAAGAAGGCCGACGGCACTCACGATCCTGCTATGATCCACGCCCTTCAACTAGTCAAGACTGTTGCGGCCGCGAGTGGTGGCTGGCCCAGCAAGAAGATCGAGTCATTGTGCGAGTTGCTACTGGGTATCGCCAAGAGTGGAAACGAGTACATGACCATGGCGTCCTTCGAAATTTTCGAGATGATTTTCGAGGGCATGACTGATGAAGTTTCATCGGCTAAACTCCCACGACTTATGGAGATCATCTCTGAATTGAGACCTGCCGCCAACGACACGCAGCTTGTCCCCCCGTGGCTCGCTATATTGTCTCGAGGATACGATGTTTCAGCGCAAGTCGAGCCTGACGAGACTTTCCAGAACCTTCCCCAGCTGTTCGATATGGTTGCCCAGTTCCTTGGGGCTCCCTCTGAGAACATTCGAATTTCTGCCTCAGAATGTTTGGTTTCTTTCATGGCCAACTGTATTCCTCAGCAGGTCATCCTCGAGCCCTCAATTTACGATGAGAAGAttcttgagaagcttgcAAAATCAGCAGAATCCCTTTTGACTGTCCAGTACCAGGCTGCTTGGCTACAGACCTTCAATGTCCTCGGCGCTATCTTCGACACATTGAGATGGAGGTCTTATCCTATTATGATGAACGTTACCAAGACGATTGGTGAGATTCGCGAGAACGGCTCCTTCCGTAACAAGAAGGATGCTGATGAAGTGATTGGAAAGGCGATTCGAGCCATGGGTCCCGAGTCTGTTCTATCAATTCTTCCTTTGAACCTTGCCAAGCCCGCAAAGGGCCAGCCGGGTCGTGCTTGGATGTTCCCTATCCTCCGTGATTACACAAGCAACACAAATCTGGCTCATTTCAAGAGCGAGATGATCCCCCTCAGTGAATTCATGTTCCAAAGGGTTATCGACCACGGAGAGGCTGAGAAGACAATGGAGATCAAGATCTACGAGACAGTTGTTCAGCAGATCTGGTCTATTCTCCCTGGTTATTGCGACCTTCCTCTGGATCTTACCGAGGCTTTTGACCAGGGCTTTGCGGAGATCCTGGCCAACCTTCTGTACAAGCAGGTTGAGCTGCGACTGGATGTTTGCAGAGCTCTCAAGACCCTTATCGAGTCCAACCAGGCTATTGCTGAtatcgaggaggaggaagagaaccTTGTTCTTCAGAGCCGAATCAGCCGCGCTGATGCCAAGAAGAACCTCGAATATCTTTCCCAATTCGCAGGCAATATGCTAGCCGTCTTGTTCAACGTGTACACACAGACTCTTCCCCAAAGCCGCGGTCCCATTCTGCAGACCATCAACACTTTCCTCAGCATCACACCCAACGCTGAGCTTATGGAGACTTTTGACCGCGTGAGCAAGATGCTTGCTACTGAGTTGCAACAGGAGAAACCAgcggaaaagaagaaggagaaccAACAAAAGTCAAAGGATCACATGCCTTCGACAGCCCAGACTTTGATGGACCTCGTTATCACAATGTCTGTGTACCTTCCCCGGGAAAGCTTTGCCGCCCTTTTCGAGATCGCTGCTGTCATTATCAACAAGGGGGATGAGCCTCAACTTCAAAAGAAAGCATACAAGCTCATCCCCCGTCTGGCGGATTCCGAAATCGGCAAGGCTGCTCTTCAGGAGCGAACTGCTGAGCTCCAGAACCTCATCGTCACTAGTACCGAGAAGGTCTCAGCACCCGCTCGACGAGAGCGTCTCGCTGCAATCATCGCCCTCCTCCCCTTCATCTCCGATGCCTCTCTTCACTTCATTCCTTCCGTGCTCAGCGAAGTTGTTATCTCGTGCAAGGAGAACAACGAGCGTGCGCGTGAAACAGCATACGATCTTCTGGTTCGCATGGGTCAGCGTATGGTCGAGGCTAACGGCGCAGCTATCGACAACAGCAAGGTCCCTCACATGCCCGATGACGCCCCTGCTGGAACTGCCAATATTGAGGAATTTATCACCATGGTTAGTGCTGGTCTGGCCGGTAGCACACCCCATATGATTTCTGCTTCTATCACAGCCATTAGCCGACTTCTATATGAGTTCCGAAGTGCTTTGAGCGATTCTACTCTGTCCGACTTGGTTCAAACTATGGACCTTTTCCTTACTTCCAACAACCGAGAGATCGTCAAGAGCTGCCTGGGATTCGTTAAGGTTTGCGTTATTGGTCTGCCCGTCGACCTGATGCTTCCTCGTCTTTCAACCCTTGTTCCTAACCTTATTGTTTGGAGCCACGAGCACAAGGGTCATTTCAAGGCCAAGGTAAAGCACATCATCGAGCGCATGGTTCGTCGCTTTGGCTACGAAAACATCTATAAGAACTGTCCCGATGACGACAAGAAGTTGATGGTCAACATCCGAAAGACTAAGGAGCgtgccaagaagaagaaggatgcaGCCAAGGGCGATAACGATGGAGAGGAGAgtgacgatgacgaggatggccCATCTAAGCGCCAATTCGAGAACGAATACGACCAAGCTCTTTATAGCAGTGATTCTGACGACGGAGACGACTCAGACGACGAGGTTAGGCCAACAAAGAAGGCGCAGAAGGGCGGTAGGACATACATTGTcgaggatgacgacgagCCCCTCGATCTTCTCGACAAGAAGGCCCTGGCCAACATCTCATCCACCAAGCCCGTCAAGATGCGCAAGCCTACACGCACCAAGGCTAAGGTCGATCTCGACGGCAAGCTCATCCTTGGCaaggatgacgacgacgagatgGAAGTGGATGATAACCCTGAAGCCTCAGGCGTGGGCGCCTATGTCGCTGCTCTTAAGGGCAAGGACGTGGCCAAGCGCGGTCGTGGAGGCAAGCTTAAGTTCTCCAACAGACGCAcgaaggacgacgacgacgagatggaaatggatgacgacgatgttgCCGCAGTCAAGAACAGGATCAGTCCTGGACGGGATCGTGGCAACCGTGGAAACTTCCGCGGTGGCCGAGGAGGTCGTGGTGGAAAGAGTGGAAGGGGAGGCATCGCTGCTGGACGAAAGGGATTAGGCGTCGAGAAGAGACATGGAGCGTCTGGCGTAGGAAAGCCTAGGAGAGGACGCAACTAG
- a CDS encoding hypothetical protein (BUSCO:58580at5125), giving the protein MSYPTRPISSHMRAPSASASSTGQSPALLARIEEKKAELENLKELRELSAAVATQMEALEQRLSTLSDGTEAIAAVVGNWHNVLRAINMASSKLSKTAADHTQTPEQATGPLPQTLVRIPTEHAPALQAQAEAAEAAAEEEQS; this is encoded by the exons ATGTCCTACCCGACGCGACCTATTTCCTCGCACATGCGCGCACCGAGCGCCTCGGCATCGTCGACCGGACAGTCACCAGCATTACTAGCGCGTattgaagaaaagaaggctGAACTCGAAAATCTTAAAGAGCTTCGAGAGCTCAGTGCTGCAGTCGCAACCCAAATGGAGGCATTGGAGCAAAGGCTTTCAACATTGTCGGACGGGACAGAAG CAATTGCAGCAGTCGTTGGAAACTGGCATAATGTGCTACGTGCCATCAACATGGCTTCTT CCAAGCTTTCAAAGACAGCAGCAGATCACACACAAACACCCGAACAAGCGACGGGACCCCTTCCTCAAACTCTGGTCCGGATCCCAACAGAGCATGCGCCAGCATTACAAGCccaagcagaagcagcagaAGCAGCGGCCGAGGAAGAACAATCATGA